One Succinivibrio dextrinosolvens DNA window includes the following coding sequences:
- a CDS encoding GGDEF domain-containing protein, with translation MITGPAIAIGVKLGIFPYISYNTCFLISLLVIILSAIHLFLLTWIPKAVFTSLFAITALDILLVYMDFAHVRVYMTWFLVPLLSIPLCSKGIYFYALSINYILMFCSAWVNAPYYSSKSYSFDTELSYFLDVFCGFTIENIIMAGAGYLSVKIALRHYEALFNQQELIRAKENSENEKMNILNSMAEIYDKVNLIDFNDSSEMSLRDDEQVKHFIDMKKQTHTLMNQRIKNQIMPDQLESFLNFTNIRTVRNRLTNKKIISADFIDAVSGWIRASYITVDKDIFGVPDIVIYTIRNVDDEKKREENLIRLSMTDEMTRLFNRRCYDEDLNKYKDGNIEEDLVIFSIDVNALKKVNDTIGHMGGDELIKGAADCLSLSIREFGRNYRTGGDEFMAIVHTLDPEKIREQIIKKASEWHGIYSDELSLSVGYATYKDHKDTSIFELERLADVDMYSEKRKYYKSKGIDRRSH, from the coding sequence GTGATAACCGGACCTGCAATTGCAATAGGTGTAAAATTAGGTATTTTCCCTTATATCAGCTATAACACCTGTTTTCTTATTTCTCTTCTTGTGATTATTCTGTCAGCAATTCACCTTTTTTTGCTGACTTGGATACCAAAAGCTGTTTTTACTAGTCTTTTTGCGATTACTGCGCTTGATATTCTGCTGGTTTATATGGATTTTGCCCACGTAAGAGTTTACATGACGTGGTTTTTGGTACCTCTTTTGAGCATTCCTTTATGTAGCAAGGGCATTTATTTTTATGCCCTGTCAATTAATTATATTCTCATGTTTTGCTCTGCGTGGGTTAATGCTCCTTATTACTCCAGCAAGAGTTATTCATTTGATACTGAGTTGTCTTATTTTCTCGATGTTTTTTGTGGATTTACCATAGAAAACATCATCATGGCTGGAGCCGGTTATCTGAGTGTAAAAATTGCCCTTAGACATTATGAAGCCCTATTCAACCAGCAAGAACTGATTAGAGCCAAAGAAAACAGTGAAAATGAAAAAATGAATATTCTCAATTCAATGGCTGAAATCTACGATAAAGTTAATCTTATAGATTTTAATGATAGTAGTGAGATGTCCTTAAGAGATGATGAACAGGTTAAGCATTTTATTGATATGAAAAAGCAGACTCATACTCTTATGAATCAGCGCATAAAAAATCAGATTATGCCTGACCAGCTGGAATCATTTTTAAATTTTACAAATATAAGAACAGTCAGAAATAGACTAACCAACAAAAAAATCATCAGTGCAGATTTTATAGATGCTGTTTCAGGTTGGATCAGAGCTTCCTACATTACTGTTGATAAAGATATATTTGGCGTTCCTGATATCGTCATATATACAATCAGAAATGTTGATGATGAAAAGAAACGCGAAGAGAATCTTATTAGACTGTCTATGACTGATGAGATGACTCGTCTTTTCAATAGAAGATGCTACGATGAAGATCTGAACAAATACAAAGACGGAAATATAGAGGAAGATTTAGTAATTTTCTCCATTGATGTAAATGCTCTTAAGAAAGTCAACGATACTATTGGACATATGGGAGGAGATGAACTTATTAAAGGTGCAGCTGACTGCCTGTCTCTTTCAATAAGAGAGTTCGGAAGAAATTACAGGACAGGAGGTGATGAATTTATGGCAATTGTTCATACATTGGATCCTGAAAAAATCAGAGAGCAGATAATTAAAAAAGCATCTGAATGGCATGGGATCTATTCAGATGAACTCTCCCTGTCAGTTGGTTATGCAACATATAAAGATCACAAAGATACTTCAATTTTTGAACTAGAACGGCTAGCAGATGTTGATATGTACAGTGAAAAGAGGAAGTATTACAAATCAAAAGGAATAGACAGAAGATCCCATTAA
- a CDS encoding BcsE family c-di-GMP-binding protein, with the protein MYLGIQNLVMELQELQNGCVSYVACSNRNIAINVALSCLYHNSSVSYKRYFVVSDVDREEFFIQGYDLDYLLRIDTEVFVNKNRNNLLKTLVNDFKFMKMTKENSFIIVLFDEISLLPYEGKELDKLLSKFSIFASRFNTAMLFVSFGDHPEMLVKKIAKKSHYISGLAVLCNDGPDLKLDTKMWRNNEGVFSHGESLLKLGPKGYEFKIDSNSVDNAIDNSICYTHVDALEIDKSLFNSIHFYNSNDDLYEDASRKAIAATLIFCLASREQVDFLGKHIYELRSKRGNFLKIIIIEKVPKVDSCVRTYFLECGANFIFESTSNSDYINAMLPSLKSMSFSKTLNPSFENIVESYHLVAKEENGFLYPEVFVNKIYSIVSMHINDENIKACLLILSPKDEISIDECILRFSPKHGGDYCTAINNELYVFIPHYVENIFPEIFGQVLGSTSIELFKSNRVISKKNLILDELIDIKNNDRISHSDKEFADRILKEHSLYRLS; encoded by the coding sequence ATGTATCTTGGCATACAGAATCTTGTTATGGAGCTTCAGGAGCTGCAGAACGGATGTGTTTCCTATGTTGCCTGTTCAAACCGTAATATAGCAATTAACGTGGCTTTGTCATGTCTGTATCACAATTCAAGTGTATCCTATAAACGCTATTTTGTTGTCAGTGATGTTGACAGGGAAGAGTTCTTTATTCAGGGCTATGATCTTGATTATCTGCTTAGAATTGATACAGAAGTCTTTGTAAATAAAAACAGGAACAATCTTTTAAAAACTCTGGTCAATGACTTTAAATTCATGAAGATGACCAAGGAGAACTCCTTTATTATTGTTCTGTTTGATGAGATTTCTCTACTACCATACGAAGGAAAGGAGCTCGATAAGCTTTTATCCAAATTTTCAATTTTTGCCTCCAGATTCAATACCGCCATGCTGTTTGTGAGTTTCGGTGATCATCCGGAGATGCTGGTTAAGAAGATTGCCAAGAAAAGTCATTATATCTCAGGTCTTGCGGTTTTATGTAATGATGGACCAGATCTGAAACTCGATACCAAGATGTGGAGAAACAATGAAGGAGTTTTTTCTCACGGTGAATCACTGTTAAAGCTTGGTCCTAAGGGGTATGAGTTTAAGATTGACAGTAACAGTGTAGACAATGCCATCGACAACTCAATCTGTTACACACACGTGGATGCCCTGGAAATTGATAAGTCTCTTTTCAATTCTATTCATTTTTATAATTCAAATGATGATCTCTACGAGGATGCATCCCGCAAGGCTATTGCAGCAACCTTAATCTTCTGTCTGGCCTCAAGAGAACAGGTTGATTTTCTGGGTAAACACATTTATGAGCTAAGATCTAAACGTGGCAACTTCCTTAAGATTATCATCATTGAGAAAGTTCCAAAGGTGGATTCCTGTGTAAGAACATACTTTCTGGAGTGTGGAGCCAATTTCATTTTTGAGTCCACTTCAAACAGTGACTATATCAATGCCATGCTGCCATCGCTCAAATCAATGTCTTTCTCAAAGACTCTGAATCCTTCATTTGAGAATATAGTCGAGTCCTATCATCTGGTAGCCAAAGAGGAAAATGGCTTTTTGTATCCAGAAGTTTTTGTGAATAAGATTTATTCAATTGTAAGCATGCACATTAACGATGAGAATATTAAAGCCTGTCTTCTGATCCTCTCTCCTAAAGATGAGATTTCAATTGACGAATGTATTTTAAGATTCTCTCCAAAGCATGGTGGAGACTACTGTACAGCGATAAATAATGAGCTTTATGTATTCATTCCTCATTATGTCGAAAATATTTTCCCTGAAATCTTCGGACAGGTATTAGGCAGTACTTCAATTGAACTCTTCAAGTCCAACAGAGTTATTTCCAAGAAGAATCTGATCTTAGATGAGCTGATTGATATCAAGAACAATGACCGTATCTCTCACTCAGATAAAGAGTTTGCCGACAGAATACTAAAAGAGCACAGTCTGTATAGACTCAGTTAG
- a CDS encoding DJ-1 family glyoxalase III: MKTALILYTNGTEDIEVTAALDVLHRGGVKITTAAVTDESSRMVPLAHGTVVVCDTNIDELEGEYDLIVIPGGPGTRNMAQNGKVIDLLKDQKAKGKLIGAICAAPGVVLYSHGLIDDKTTASCYPGCECGKNFSKQGVSVSEDGRIITARSAHYAIAFGLEMLKALSGEEISLKVARDLLVIE; the protein is encoded by the coding sequence ATGAAAACAGCTTTGATTTTATACACCAACGGAACAGAGGATATCGAGGTTACTGCAGCTTTGGATGTACTGCACAGAGGTGGCGTAAAAATTACCACAGCTGCAGTTACAGATGAAAGCTCACGAATGGTGCCTTTAGCACACGGAACCGTCGTTGTATGCGACACCAACATAGATGAGCTTGAGGGAGAATATGATCTGATTGTAATTCCTGGAGGTCCTGGAACCAGAAATATGGCACAGAATGGCAAGGTTATCGACCTGCTAAAGGATCAGAAGGCAAAGGGAAAACTTATAGGTGCTATCTGTGCAGCGCCTGGAGTTGTACTTTACTCTCACGGACTTATTGATGATAAGACCACAGCCTCATGCTATCCTGGCTGTGAATGCGGCAAAAACTTCAGCAAACAGGGAGTTTCTGTTTCAGAGGATGGCAGGATTATAACAGCAAGATCTGCTCACTATGCTATTGCTTTTGGACTTGAAATGCTGAAAGCTTTATCTGGAGAAGAGATATCTCTAAAGGTAGCAAGAGATCTTCTGGTTATTGAATAG
- a CDS encoding AAA family ATPase: MSIKVIASSERFEDFLDSNSIYVDKTEYIYNLIRNYKRVFFSRPRRFGKSLTLNTIGTLFEQGVEPYFKGTWIYDKWEQEKYPVLHLNFLEYRVNSVAAFNEKISKAISVFAEKQGLKDAITSCEADSAIIDLFNALDDKKIVILIDEYDCQLTANINNPELYESFRNCIREFYAALKGKKQIRFLAVTGVTRFKDVSIFSVGSDIKDLSYHNAYSKMIGFTREEIKQFYIDYLKLGVSFEKHKDTDAVSDEEIENLLDRMAVNYDGYCFDEFFENKVFSTYSVNNFLQDIAERRKVVFGDYWYDVGGIPSILRNYMESHEIDLNKFQSSEIVINYDDFKNPTSLIDMNENVLMYQSGYLTLKSDINSNRSTLLLGFANKEVSTALCRLLSMKLFSKTIEIITYNNVNLLETSSVEELISLFNSVTAAVVYDKNTVIHDEPSLRAVIQAYLMGKGVDVRSEQHNFKGRSDILINLDNRRIVLELKYSDEGQNVESLLEDAVKQIKEKEYASEYLEGRELIQIACVFDGSKDKRKITLYKIVD, translated from the coding sequence GTGTCTATAAAAGTGATTGCTTCATCTGAAAGATTCGAGGATTTTTTAGATAGTAATTCAATCTATGTAGATAAGACGGAGTATATCTATAATCTTATAAGAAATTATAAGCGCGTCTTCTTTTCTCGTCCTCGTCGTTTCGGTAAATCTCTAACACTAAATACTATCGGAACTCTTTTTGAACAGGGAGTTGAGCCTTACTTTAAGGGAACTTGGATTTACGATAAATGGGAGCAGGAAAAGTACCCTGTTCTCCATCTGAATTTCCTTGAGTATAGGGTAAATAGCGTTGCTGCATTCAATGAGAAAATCTCAAAGGCAATATCCGTATTTGCTGAAAAACAAGGCTTAAAGGATGCGATTACAAGTTGTGAAGCGGATAGTGCAATTATTGATCTTTTTAATGCTCTTGATGACAAAAAGATTGTTATTCTAATAGATGAGTATGATTGTCAGCTTACCGCTAATATCAATAATCCAGAGCTCTATGAGTCATTTAGAAACTGCATACGAGAGTTTTATGCTGCGCTAAAAGGAAAGAAGCAGATTAGATTTCTTGCAGTTACAGGTGTAACTCGCTTTAAGGATGTATCAATTTTCTCTGTAGGTTCTGATATCAAGGATTTAAGCTATCATAATGCCTATTCAAAGATGATAGGTTTTACCAGAGAAGAGATTAAGCAATTCTATATTGATTATTTAAAGCTTGGAGTTTCTTTTGAAAAGCATAAAGATACTGATGCCGTGTCGGATGAGGAAATAGAGAATCTTCTGGACAGAATGGCTGTTAATTACGATGGCTACTGCTTTGATGAATTTTTTGAAAACAAAGTTTTCTCAACCTATTCTGTAAACAACTTTTTACAGGATATAGCCGAAAGAAGAAAGGTTGTTTTTGGTGATTACTGGTACGATGTTGGAGGAATTCCATCAATACTCAGAAATTATATGGAATCTCATGAAATCGATCTGAATAAATTTCAGTCATCAGAAATAGTTATTAACTATGACGATTTTAAGAATCCAACTTCTCTAATAGATATGAACGAAAATGTTCTTATGTATCAGTCTGGGTATCTGACCTTAAAATCTGATATCAATTCTAATCGTTCTACTTTATTGCTGGGCTTTGCAAACAAAGAAGTGTCAACTGCCTTGTGCAGGCTTCTAAGTATGAAACTGTTTTCAAAGACAATAGAAATCATTACCTACAATAATGTTAATCTTCTTGAAACAAGTTCTGTTGAAGAGTTGATATCCTTATTCAATAGCGTAACTGCAGCTGTGGTATACGATAAGAATACAGTTATACATGACGAACCATCATTAAGGGCGGTTATTCAAGCTTATCTTATGGGAAAGGGAGTCGATGTTAGATCTGAACAGCATAATTTTAAAGGTAGAAGTGATATTCTGATCAATCTTGATAACAGGAGAATTGTTCTTGAGCTGAAATATTCTGATGAAGGACAGAATGTTGAATCTCTTCTTGAGGATGCTGTAAAACAGATTAAGGAAAAAGAGTACGCTTCTGAATATCTTGAAGGAAGAGAACTAATCCAGATTGCTTGTGTTTTTGATGGTTCAAAGGACAAACGAAAAATTACGCTCTATAAGATTGTTGATTAG